AACTAACGGTAACATTATAGCTCGTTATTATCGCTTTATTATATGTTACTGTTATTATAACTTGCTTATAGTCGTTTAGACAGTTACCAGTGACGGCCAAAGTGAATGTATAATCTTTACATTTTGTGAATTCATAGTGGTGAAACGTTCATTTTGATGATACCAGCATTGTTTCTTTCTCTGAAGGACACTATGGCAAAGAGAAATACTGTGATCGGTACTCCGTTCTGGATGGCCCCAGAGGTGATCCAGGAGATCGGCTATAACTGCGTGGCTGACATCTGGTCCCTGGGCATCACGTCCATAGAGATGGCAGAGGGCAAACCTCCCTACGCCGACATCCATCCTATGAGAGTGAGTGTAAACAATTTGTTCAAGTAGTTGGTGTTTCAACCTTTCAGCTCTGATGCAGCTTTGGCAGAAAGTTTAGCTTTGAGGTACCAAAAGAACAAAGAGCTGACATGTCTCTTTGTGTTCCTCCAGGCAATCTTCATGATCCCGACCAACCCTCCTCCCACGTTCAGGAAGCCGGAGCTTTGGTCAGACGACTTTACAGACTTTGTCAAGAAGTGTCTGGTCAAGAATCCAGAGCAGAGAGCGACTGCCACTCAGCTACTGCAGGTTAGAGGAagggagacacaaacacaaatataaactTTTTATGTTTAGGTGTATGACTCAGAGGAACTCTGATGTATGAATACTAAACTAACTATAAACAAGTTAATGGTTTCATTGACTAACATTAGATTAAAATAGTGATGGTTTTCTTTGACTAAGGTAAGACTAAAATGCCCAGACTTTTAGTCAACTTAAACTTGACAATGCCAACCTCAAAGTATGAGGTTGgctaaatatgataaaaaatgaacaagtaCATTTGACACAGGACAACGATGTGAAAAATAGTTGACAAAATGAATGTAAATTGTCgcaaaacacatttgttttctGTTCTTGTGAATGTCCAGCACCCGTTTATCAGCCAAGCCAAGCCGGTCACAATCCTGAGAGACCTGATTACTGAGGCCATGGAGATGAAAGCCAAgaggcagcaggagcagcagagagagctggaggaggaggacgacaaCTCTGTATGTGTCCTGAGATGTCAACAATATACTCacttaattaaatgaataaatgttgagGCTGTATGACTAAATGTCttccaggaggaggagacggaggtGGACTCTCACACGATGGTGAAGTCGGGCTCAGAGGGCGCAGGAACCATGCGGGCCACCAGCACCATGAGTGACGGAGCACAGACCATGATCGAACATGGCAGCACCATGCTGGAGTCAGACCTGGGCACTATGGTCATCaacagtgatgatgatgaagaggaggaggaagaccaGGGCTCCATGAGgagtgagcacacacacacacacacacacacacacacacacacacacacacacacaatgttgaTCCATGAAACCCCCGCACAAAGCCTCTGTTGTACACTAAATGCTTGGAggaattatattttttcacaatCTGGGCTACGTCAATGAATGCCTACAGGACTgactttcattcttttttttattttaggtgcAGTGTGAAATGTCCACTTCCTAAAGCTGCTATAAAATACTATGATTTAACTtccaaatatttataaatattcataattttaaCCCATGTTCAGAATTTTAatgtcagtttgttttcattaagtcactgttcatttttatttaaaaatattgagcAAGAAAAACATAATGCCCCTGCCAAAGTGTATgtatacacattaaaaaacctgAAAATGTCCCTAGTGAGGCAGATAGTTTAGTGGTCTGTAATATTGTCATACAGGGGAGAGGTTATGGCAGGGCACTAACTAAGGAGAAAAATAAGTTATAACTGAactctcttccttctcctcaGGACACGCCACGCCCCAGCAGCCGATACGTCCGTCCTTCATGGATTACTTTGACAAACAGGACTCTAACAAGGCGGCCCAGCAGCAGGAGAACTACAACCACAACCAGCCCCAGGAGCAACCCGGCTACCACATCCACTCCAAGAACGTCTTCCCCGACAACTGGAAGGTGCCTCAGGACGGAGACTTTGACTTTGTGAGTTTCATCTTTCAGGAGCATGTGATGGTACTGCTGGGATAGGATTTAACAGAGGGCTGCTTGATTATCACCAAATCATAATTgttttggtcaatattgagTTCATGTTTATTTAACAAGATTATTCACTGACTTTTGAAACAACTTGCATTTATTCAACTTcaagaaaaaatgaatgaatgtctaTTTAAcacttgaattgaaaaaataccttcaaaataattctactgatactactacttattgaaaataaatgtaagaaaaagaGTAAGATGAATAAAATAACACCAGTGCcttaatggcaaaaatagcAAAACAGAAGCAGAAGTTCTGACACCAAATGTGACTCATCCCTTCTCCATTATTTGTCACTCAGCTGAAGAACCTGGACTTTGAAGAGCTGCAGTTGCGCCTGACAGCCTTGGATCccatgatggagagggagaTTGAGGAGCTCAGGCAGCGCTACACCGCCAAAAGGCAGCCCATCCTGGATGCCATGGATGCCAAGAAGAGACGGCAACAGAACTTCTAAGTCCCTCTCGTCACGGTTTCCCAAAAGCCGCCATCACCACTAAACTTACGTCCCATTGACTCAGAGGAACTAAGATGACCTTGTTGTCCTTGTTGGAAGCCCACTGCTGTTCTGACTGACTGCTGACCGGCCTTTAGATGAAGTTAGAACCATTTTGGGTCCTGGGGACTACTCGTCTGCCTTGTTTCTACACTATGTCCGGATGCTGTTCCTCCATTTTAaatcttctgtttcttcttgtAGAGTTGCTTTCCCATGAATGATACTCAGGATTGCGGCCAAAGAGAGAACTACGGCCCTGAAAGTCACATGAAATTCCAAATGAAGTTATGTCACACAGAAAACCCTGTGGGAATCCCCTCAACACATGAGGAAGCCTCTCCTctggcggcagcagcagcagaataatCACAGTGACAAGTGGTCTTAGTTCCTTGGACTTTTCACCTTCtatgtaaatataatatagaGCCTAGTTTGGAAATACCTACAACAAAAAGCTGTGGAGGCTTGTCCATGACCAAAGACAATCAAGAGGATGTTGATTTAGTTATGAATgccttaaaatgtttgaaacctGGTTTTAAAATAAGCAATGTAACAAAACAACCAAGTCGTCAGGTGGTTAAATCCATATTCTCACTTGGAGACCAGTTGGACTGTAGAAAGCTGCAAGAATGGGCAGAAGTGACAGAATTCAGGTGGGTGGTGAAGAACGGATCATGCATGTTTCCATGGCGGACAAGAAAATTCTAGACTTATTTcattagtcttaatatcatttgtTTAATTATGTTGGTTTGGGCTTATTTTAAACATCCAGTGCACTGTCTATTTTGACTCCACAGATGTTGATGCCTCATAACACCCTCATGAATTTAAAATCAGAGCTTATACTTGATAATGATCCACCACACTTGGTTGGCATCAACAATTCATTCCTTATTTCCATACTAGAGCTGCAATGATTCGTTGACTTAATGATTAGTcgataatcaattaattgtttaaCTCATTTTTCATGTAAGAATGTCAAAAAAAGCTATCTTAAATCTTGTTTTAATGGTTTATGTCATACTAAACTGATTATTTTTGGTTTTtgaatgacaaaacaagacatttaaagacatcaccttggaacTGGAGAAATtaggatggacatttttcacatttatagACCAAATCAGCTCTATTCCATACAAGTGAAAGCATTCCAAAATACTGTATGACTTCTATTTTATTGTCCCTGGAGTCTTCAAAAACCCTTCAGACGTATTTCAACGTTCTAATGATTATGATTTATATTATTGTTCCACACTATGATTGATTATGGTCAGATTCTAATATAATTTTCTGAAACATTTGACTTGTCGAGTTGTTTTGTATGCGAAGAAGTGAAGGAAACCAAGTAGCCGGGAACAACTTATCctataaaaagttttattgctgtagtccaagaaaaaaaaagttgagaagaCAGAACAACAGATCCTCTGCATCAGCCACACACCTTATGTCTGAATTTTAGACTCATTCTTGAAATTGCATTAAGATTCTTTCAGCAAACATCCCTGCAGCTTATATCTATGTTtcagttttctgacatttaagtTTGATTATTAATGAAGGAGAGAAGATATCCTGTTTCTGCTATgagcaaaaaaactgtttacACAAAACTTCTTGTGTTGTTCCTTAAACAAATTTAAGGAAAATCAAAACTGGTTGTTTATATCATAAGTTTatccttaaaaatatataaacattgaCTGTTATCAGATTCTCAGCTTTCAAATAACGACCATTATTGGCATTTAATTGGCGTTTTATTCCTCAATTTTGAATGTTTGATTGAAAACTCTTGCAACTCAAACATcatgaaagaaacaaagtggTTTAGTTTTGACATTGATTTTACACACGTGCTAATAATGACCTTTTGAATGAATTATGACTGTTTATTATAAAAGAAATGTACAACATGTCTGCAGGTTGCTGTTACATATGAATGTTAATATGCAGTCTGGATGGTTCAGCCCATACTTAATGCATATTAATCGATATTTTGATAATCTTACAAATACATCTGTTACACAATTATTACACTCTTATGTCTCTGAAGGACAATGTGGCCAAAATGAGTCGACATTTTAAACACCTGAATCTTTATGTCAATCAGTACTGTCTCAGTTTTTGAATGATCatgtctgaatgtttttctgtttgactTCTTTGGGGTTTTTTACCTTTCACTTTACAGAAATCATTAACATTCTTGCCACAAATTGTCTTTGTTTATTAATTCTGCAGTGCAACTTACACACAAGCATTCactctttatttattaaatgtttttcttttgatgaCACTGGTTTAAATATGGTAGCTGATTTGGCTGTTAATATTTCTGCCCTTTGTCAAATATTTGTGGCTTGATTTCTGCGTGTTCTAGACtatgcatgtttataattaTGTTTGCTATTTAGTGGATTGCTGTTGTATTAAATGCACGGGTAATAAATGACtctgtgtaataaaaaaaagccccATTTGAAATACGACATTGCAGATAATCTGCCATATGTATAGTTATCTGAAATCACTTTTTAAGATATAGCtatatgattttgttttcattcatttcactgTTATTTCTGCTTTATAATGATTTGAGGGTGTAGAGTGGAATGTAAGCATTTATGTTTGAACCACCTAATTTATTATCTTTTGTttgtaatactttattttgaaaaggtgcaagaaataataaaagttaCTTATAGTTAACCATAACTGCAGTGCAACGTTTTTATCTTATCTCTCAGTTTATATAAAAGGAGACTTGAACCTCTGAGGTGGACTCTATTGCAGTAAAAACCACAGTGAATGACCACCTGCTGTACCGTAATTCTTCTACTATGGACGCCACTATTTTTGTTCGCACGCTACTTCCTTTGAAGTTCCTCCAAAAAAATGCGGCGTGCGCCTATTGACAGACATTACGGTAGACTTGCAGCAACTGTTCCTGCTTTCCATAAATTGTTGCACAACGACTTCCTTCATTCACAGCCACTCTGCAGGATTGAAAGATTGGGGAAAAACATGTCTGCTCTCAACAGAAAGATCGTCAACACGACATCAGCCCCGGCTGCCATCGGTCCATACAGGTAACGAAACTTTATAATCATAAATGTGCATCATTTTCTATTTATAGCGACACGTGGTGTGGTGTGCAGAAGCAGGCTCACAAAATGTTTGAATGAATGCATCACAAGGACAGTCCGGTGTTTGATCAGGGGCGGGTCTAAGTGTTCAATGAACTCACCTGCTTAACCTGACcctataaaaaaaagtgtcagagCTGGACTTGAAGCAGAGCAGACGAAGCACCGCAGAGTAGACACTGAGACAGACAGCTGACTTAAAATGGCATCAATTCGGCGACAATTCCCCTACACACCCAAAGCTCCTGTCAGACAGGGGATATACAGGTAAGGGTTAATATCATGTGATAAACTATCTGAACTTTATACAAGTCTGTAATGTTCAGAAGTGCAAAAATTGCACAgtttcattttctatttactcGATTAAAACTAAATTTACTGAATGTATCCATTATCATCTGGCGTAAAAACAGCAGTcttgtgtgttttcctgttgtTTAATTCAGTTTGTGCACAATGACTGTGGGGTGTTCCTGCACTGACCAATTGGCTGTGAGTGGGTGGAGTTACTTCTGACTGAATGGCCTTTGATTTATCTTCTATGGTGTCATGGATTCAAGGTTATTTAGCCATTGTTGTGGCACAGAAAGACTTTGGGGTTCCACAACGCCAAAGGGGTTTGTTTTAGGACAATAATACTGAAGCTGCATCAACGTTCACGTTTTCATTTGTACAACCAAGAGACCAAATGAGATATTAAAAGCAGTCATAGCAAGTAAGATAACTTGACCAAAACATAACTTATTATGATGGATTTCCTGAGCCGAGAGACAAATTGAGGCTAGACATATATAAGATTTTCAGGG
This genomic interval from Centropristis striata isolate RG_2023a ecotype Rhode Island chromosome 14, C.striata_1.0, whole genome shotgun sequence contains the following:
- the stk3 gene encoding serine/threonine-protein kinase 3; the protein is MEPSAPKSKLKKLSEDSLTKQPEEVFDVLEKLGEGSYGSVFKAIHKESGQVVAIKQVPVESDLQEIIKEISIMQQCDSPYVVKYYGSYFKNTDLWIVMEYCGAGSVSDIIRLRNKTLTEDEIATILKSTLKGLEYLHFMRKIHRDIKAGNILLNTEGHAKLADFGVAGQLTDTMAKRNTVIGTPFWMAPEVIQEIGYNCVADIWSLGITSIEMAEGKPPYADIHPMRAIFMIPTNPPPTFRKPELWSDDFTDFVKKCLVKNPEQRATATQLLQHPFISQAKPVTILRDLITEAMEMKAKRQQEQQRELEEEDDNSEEETEVDSHTMVKSGSEGAGTMRATSTMSDGAQTMIEHGSTMLESDLGTMVINSDDDEEEEEDQGSMRRHATPQQPIRPSFMDYFDKQDSNKAAQQQENYNHNQPQEQPGYHIHSKNVFPDNWKVPQDGDFDFLKNLDFEELQLRLTALDPMMEREIEELRQRYTAKRQPILDAMDAKKRRQQNF